The following are from one region of the Bacillota bacterium genome:
- a CDS encoding nucleoside deaminase, with product MKALGSWTECINLAVEAYNAGSFGIAAVILEDNGNVVARGRNQLRDNLESCNTIRMTPIAHAEINALNNLPLQRQKDKDLILYTTVEPCPMCIGAIVMSKIRRVMVGSADPHAGSVGLLEKDDYLKQKGVVAVFADGIVEELCFSLHYISIKRDLRPNHPAFARMHKRYPAYAEKLDKLIDSGRLIINKPLETSELVQALE from the coding sequence GTGAAAGCTTTAGGTAGCTGGACAGAATGCATTAATCTAGCGGTGGAGGCGTATAATGCTGGTTCCTTTGGCATTGCTGCGGTTATTTTGGAAGATAATGGCAATGTAGTGGCACGCGGCAGAAATCAGCTTAGGGATAATCTGGAGTCATGCAACACAATTAGGATGACACCAATTGCTCATGCAGAGATCAATGCTCTTAATAATCTGCCTCTACAAAGGCAGAAGGATAAGGATCTGATTCTATATACTACAGTCGAACCCTGTCCAATGTGTATTGGTGCGATAGTAATGTCTAAGATTAGACGAGTAATGGTTGGTTCAGCCGACCCTCACGCGGGCAGTGTGGGATTGCTTGAGAAAGATGATTACCTAAAACAAAAAGGAGTAGTCGCCGTATTTGCCGACGGCATTGTTGAAGAATTATGTTTTTCGCTGCATTACATTTCAATTAAACGGGACCTTAGACCAAATCATCCTGCATTTGCTCGGATGCACAAGCGCTATCCTGCTTATGCTGAAAAACTGGACAAGTTGATAGATTCCGGCAGGCTGATAATAAACAAGCCCCTTGAGACTTCTGAGTTAGTCCAAGCTCTGGAATGA
- a CDS encoding GNAT family N-acetyltransferase: protein MPIVRKAELKDYEQVLRLKRQVHALHANACPDFYKNSDLPLTKRQYEMDLHNDMVEVYVLSRDRDVLGYAVASTRIVIDHPLVVTQKIMYIEDFCIDQQHQSRGLGTLFFRGIEEQAREDGYTSIELDVWEFNQAAQMFYKKMGMECCRLRLRKQLKNP, encoded by the coding sequence ATGCCGATAGTTAGAAAAGCTGAGCTCAAGGATTATGAGCAGGTGCTGCGTTTAAAACGCCAAGTTCATGCGCTGCATGCCAATGCCTGTCCCGACTTTTACAAAAACAGCGATCTGCCGCTGACTAAGCGGCAGTATGAGATGGACCTCCACAACGACATGGTGGAGGTTTATGTCTTATCAAGGGACAGAGATGTGTTGGGTTATGCTGTAGCCTCTACCAGAATCGTAATCGATCATCCCTTGGTTGTTACCCAGAAAATCATGTATATCGAAGACTTCTGCATCGACCAACAGCATCAGAGCCGCGGGCTGGGCACCCTGTTCTTCCGTGGAATCGAGGAACAGGCCAGGGAAGACGGATATACTTCGATTGAACTTGATGTATGGGAGTTCAATCAAGCTGCCCAGATGTTTTACAAGAAAATGGGGATGGAATGCTGCCGGCTTCGTCTCCGCAAACAACTAAAAAATCCATGA
- a CDS encoding MFS transporter, translated as MGTSTYKNTLYACYQGYITQAIVNNLAPLLFVIFQQQFHLTYEMVGRLILINFTTQIIADIAAARYSDRIGYRKAVVLAHLFCGTGLILLGLLPLVMPTSYWALAIAVVIYAIGGGIIEVLISPIVESLPGEAKASAMSLLHSFYCWGQVGVVLVTTVLLKMIGPHYWYLLPIMWSIIPLINMYNFTRVPLRDPVPDTERIPGNKLLRNSGFWVALLLMACAGASELTMVQWSSLFAEQGLGVPKILGDLVGPCLFAVLMGIGRTLYGWYGQKLRIERALLVSSLFCTFCYAVTIFSPYPLISLLGCALCGLSVSLMWPGTLSLTAARIPRGGTLMFGLLAIFGDVGAAIGPWTAGIVSDYAAHSTILKSPELGLKAGLGVVMIFPILMIIGILLLKKANNNENVKQMTSPAI; from the coding sequence ATGGGAACTTCTACATACAAAAATACTCTCTACGCCTGCTATCAAGGTTATATTACTCAGGCTATAGTTAATAACTTAGCTCCACTGTTGTTCGTAATTTTCCAGCAGCAGTTCCATCTCACCTACGAAATGGTCGGGCGGCTGATTCTGATTAACTTCACTACCCAGATCATCGCTGATATCGCCGCTGCAAGGTACAGTGACCGAATTGGCTACCGCAAAGCTGTTGTGTTAGCCCACCTTTTCTGCGGCACCGGTTTAATACTGCTGGGTCTTTTACCGCTGGTTATGCCTACTTCTTATTGGGCTTTGGCAATCGCAGTTGTTATCTACGCCATAGGCGGTGGTATTATTGAGGTATTAATCAGTCCGATCGTTGAATCGCTGCCGGGAGAGGCTAAAGCCTCTGCCATGAGCCTGCTGCATTCATTTTACTGCTGGGGTCAGGTAGGTGTTGTGCTGGTCACAACCGTCCTGTTAAAAATGATCGGACCACATTATTGGTATCTTCTGCCAATAATGTGGTCGATAATTCCCTTGATTAATATGTATAACTTTACCCGGGTACCCCTCCGTGACCCTGTTCCAGATACCGAACGCATCCCCGGAAACAAGCTTCTGAGAAACAGTGGTTTTTGGGTAGCACTGCTGTTAATGGCCTGCGCTGGAGCATCAGAATTAACGATGGTGCAGTGGTCATCCCTGTTTGCCGAGCAGGGCTTAGGTGTACCTAAGATCCTCGGCGACTTGGTGGGTCCCTGCTTATTTGCGGTGCTGATGGGAATCGGCCGCACTTTATATGGCTGGTACGGCCAGAAACTGCGGATTGAGCGGGCGCTGCTTGTCAGCAGTCTATTCTGTACATTCTGCTACGCTGTCACTATCTTCAGCCCTTATCCGCTGATCTCGCTGTTAGGATGCGCTTTATGCGGTCTCTCGGTCAGCCTGATGTGGCCGGGCACTCTCAGTTTAACCGCTGCTAGAATACCAAGGGGTGGAACTTTGATGTTCGGGTTGCTGGCAATATTCGGTGATGTAGGCGCTGCTATCGGACCTTGGACCGCCGGAATTGTTTCCGACTATGCCGCCCATTCAACAATTCTCAAATCGCCGGAACTGGGGCTAAAAGCGGGTTTAGGAGTTGTAATGATCTTTCCGATCCTGATGATTATCGGAATTTTATTGCTTAAAAAAGCCAACAACAATGAAAACGTTAAACAGATGACCTCACCAGCGATATAG
- a CDS encoding Uma2 family endonuclease: MFYAPFDVLLYKEGFKDPDVVQPDLLIACDIDDTTPDDERYMGTPTLVVEIPSSSTRRNDMAYKLNSYMLGGVEEYWIVDPEAETVMVYTFNDFDIIEFKVYSLEQEVRSLVFDGLTVQASEIFKR, translated from the coding sequence ATCTTTTACGCACCATTTGATGTCCTTTTGTACAAAGAAGGATTTAAAGATCCCGATGTGGTTCAGCCCGACCTCCTAATTGCCTGCGACATTGATGACACCACTCCCGACGACGAGCGCTATATGGGAACACCGACGTTGGTGGTAGAAATCCCTTCGTCCAGTACGCGCAGAAATGATATGGCTTATAAACTGAACAGCTATATGCTCGGTGGAGTCGAAGAATACTGGATTGTAGACCCTGAAGCAGAAACCGTAATGGTTTATACTTTTAATGATTTTGACATAATTGAGTTTAAAGTATACTCCTTAGAACAAGAAGTTCGGTCATTGGTATTTGACGGCTTAACCGTTCAAGCTAGTGAAATCTTTAAGCGCTGA
- a CDS encoding DUF1593 domain-containing protein, with translation MNDYEPLKGGALTGERYRVIVSTDIGGSDPDDYQSIVHYLLYSDIFDTEGLLSSPWGEGTVQDILDVIDAYDKDYPNLIRHSKTYPTPEYLRSITKQGAIDAAPYKGYSKPTEGSEWIIQCAKKDDPRTLYILVWGLLDDVAQALHDDPSIQAKLRVYYIAGPNKKWGVNSHAYIERNFPNLWMIENNSTYRGWFVGGDQSGDLGNQTFVNEHIQGHGALGEFFCRFLDNTIKMGDTPSVAYLLRGNPENPESPSWGGQFIPVHSRPNTVFHGNTTLDDVVELFGLAEFVFKGPHIDIDPDTPAFTMTIARQDFMGYYTGDGEYRIRFMPKSIGDWSYVVSSDIPELNGLTGQFRSVAESQVSRGRDPLRFANWWSDILDPELKDGEISGSKTVNKWRDQFLRDFQKRMDRCTG, from the coding sequence ATGAACGATTACGAACCACTAAAGGGTGGTGCGCTTACCGGTGAGCGGTACCGTGTAATTGTCTCAACAGATATTGGCGGCAGTGACCCAGACGATTATCAATCAATAGTTCACTATCTGCTGTATTCTGATATATTTGACACCGAGGGTTTACTCTCCTCGCCATGGGGGGAAGGAACTGTCCAGGATATTCTCGATGTAATTGATGCTTATGATAAGGATTATCCGAACCTGATCCGCCACTCCAAGACTTATCCTACTCCAGAATACTTAAGGTCAATTACAAAACAAGGAGCAATCGATGCTGCTCCTTATAAAGGCTATTCCAAGCCAACCGAAGGTTCCGAATGGATTATCCAATGCGCGAAAAAAGACGATCCGCGCACCCTCTATATCCTTGTTTGGGGTCTCTTAGACGATGTAGCACAAGCACTGCATGATGATCCAAGCATTCAAGCTAAGCTCCGTGTATATTACATTGCTGGGCCGAATAAAAAATGGGGTGTTAACTCTCATGCTTATATAGAGCGCAACTTCCCCAACCTTTGGATGATCGAGAACAACTCAACCTACCGCGGCTGGTTTGTGGGCGGCGATCAGTCTGGAGATTTAGGCAACCAAACATTTGTGAATGAACATATCCAAGGACACGGCGCCTTAGGCGAATTCTTCTGCCGGTTCCTCGATAACACAATCAAAATGGGCGATACACCTTCTGTTGCCTATCTTTTAAGAGGCAATCCGGAGAATCCGGAAAGTCCAAGCTGGGGCGGACAGTTTATCCCGGTTCATTCCAGGCCAAATACTGTATTTCATGGCAATACCACTTTGGACGATGTCGTAGAGCTGTTTGGACTTGCCGAATTCGTTTTCAAAGGTCCACATATTGATATAGATCCGGACACCCCCGCTTTTACAATGACAATCGCCCGTCAGGACTTCATGGGATATTATACCGGTGATGGAGAGTATCGGATCCGCTTTATGCCAAAGAGTATCGGTGACTGGTCATACGTGGTTTCCAGTGATATTCCAGAATTAAACGGTCTAACAGGACAGTTCCGCTCGGTGGCGGAGTCACAGGTAAGCCGCGGCAGAGACCCGCTGCGGTTTGCTAATTGGTGGTCTGATATTCTTGATCCTGAGCTGAAAGACGGCGAGATCTCCGGGTCAAAAACAGTTAATAAGTGGCGCGATCAATTCCTCCGGGACTTCCAAAAACGGATGGATCGCTGTACAGGCTGA
- a CDS encoding DUF134 domain-containing protein gives MGRPMKWRRVCSLPESNRFGPLGVPNVGRELVLMTVDEYETIRLIDLEGFTQEECAEQMKVARTTVQGIYGKARRKLAEALVDGKVLIIEGGQYRLCDDEGEGCGRGCRRRRRRRRFAGEKGLNGS, from the coding sequence ATCGGCAGACCTATGAAATGGAGAAGAGTGTGTAGTTTACCTGAATCCAACCGTTTTGGTCCTTTAGGTGTGCCTAATGTTGGGCGGGAGCTTGTATTGATGACGGTTGATGAGTATGAAACGATTAGACTGATCGACTTAGAGGGATTTACTCAGGAAGAATGTGCGGAGCAGATGAAGGTGGCCCGGACAACGGTTCAGGGCATCTACGGTAAGGCTAGACGAAAACTTGCAGAGGCGCTGGTAGATGGCAAGGTTCTGATTATTGAAGGTGGACAGTACCGCTTATGTGATGACGAGGGAGAAGGCTGCGGACGCGGCTGTCGCAGACGCAGGCGACGCAGAAGATTTGCAGGTGAAAAAGGTCTGAACGGTTCATAA
- a CDS encoding GIY-YIG nuclease family protein, producing the protein MKLYSVYILECENDKLYTGITTDVERRFREHLSGRGAKFTRMHRPIQIVYCQEFEDRSSALKAEAEIKKLNKAAKLKLIQEHAVDGP; encoded by the coding sequence ATGAAGTTGTACAGTGTTTATATTCTCGAGTGCGAAAATGACAAGCTGTATACCGGCATAACTACCGATGTAGAGCGCCGGTTTAGGGAACACCTATCGGGCAGAGGGGCTAAGTTTACGCGAATGCACCGGCCGATTCAGATTGTGTACTGTCAAGAATTTGAGGACAGAAGTTCAGCGTTAAAAGCTGAGGCAGAAATCAAGAAACTGAATAAAGCTGCAAAGCTGAAGCTGATTCAGGAGCACGCAGTGGATGGTCCGTAA
- a CDS encoding N-acetyltransferase → MPLTVKFAYAGSIFEVKPTIEHSTYSSFLGFVQYETDYEYGRIEHNLRLVISWKVLSEQIPNLSIEELKQLGYLLSGESEPVVIIAEIFVKEYPARWRQNMGICWSEWLSRFDEDSKAIGIRADEVAANALYGNALNEGSVYILDRLDVHPKFRGQRIGMHLCRYVLEIVPKCSSDMIFLLADPIDSKYENGNSNCITDLNRLAEYYAAAGFSFVRIQPDEQILMEAGVSPKVSDVMPLSTIVLSSRFSAAAGI, encoded by the coding sequence ATGCCGTTAACGGTGAAATTTGCTTATGCAGGTAGTATCTTTGAGGTTAAACCAACTATCGAACATTCTACCTACTCAAGTTTTCTGGGATTTGTCCAATATGAGACGGATTATGAATACGGACGCATCGAGCATAATCTGCGGTTGGTCATCTCTTGGAAGGTTTTGAGCGAACAAATCCCAAACCTAAGTATTGAAGAATTAAAGCAGCTTGGATATCTGCTCAGTGGAGAGAGCGAGCCAGTAGTTATCATTGCCGAGATATTTGTGAAGGAATATCCAGCTAGATGGCGTCAAAACATGGGCATCTGCTGGAGCGAATGGCTGTCACGGTTTGATGAAGACAGTAAAGCAATCGGCATCCGAGCTGATGAAGTTGCTGCCAATGCTCTTTATGGAAATGCTTTAAATGAAGGAAGTGTTTACATCCTTGACAGATTGGATGTTCACCCCAAGTTTAGAGGACAGCGCATCGGAATGCATTTGTGCAGGTATGTTCTGGAAATAGTGCCAAAATGCAGTTCCGACATGATCTTTCTGCTGGCAGATCCAATTGACAGTAAATATGAAAATGGAAACAGCAACTGCATTACTGACCTCAACCGTCTGGCAGAGTATTATGCTGCCGCAGGATTCAGTTTTGTCCGGATTCAACCCGATGAACAGATTCTGATGGAAGCAGGTGTCAGCCCAAAAGTGTCTGATGTAATGCCCTTAAGTACCATAGTGCTGAGTTCACGTTTTTCTGCCGCAGCAGGTATCTAG
- the pelA gene encoding pectate lyase, with translation MKRKSRRLRQGIILTVFLVCVLTQAAVYASDVVWTKVDGTDFADEDIWFAEMFGGNGFPVENQSIGDDPMVGRALTLRKSSTAGRAAGRVLQGADRAGLYKLEFDVNLPSNFGNATRGAAVAFFETGVNIDTNLRRSDNRHIFRILSVDAADGREGGLYLDFKKNIANIVEKDDSWQITAANLENTVAVTAADPNFTANQWINVSAVLDYSSNSAVVTLTLLEGPNAGYSRTFAADLPGEDNGVGLMAVCGITKGGGSSWTAQIANISIYTGAGEFAGFGRIRIDEEPSDITAVAGMIDENTRLSVTATGIGVDSELSYQWYRSNSVSGADAELISGAVGPVYAVPENIDLGTYYLFCEISADGVDPVRTNVVKLTVRNPAGRKEWGAYYETEWRYPFQRAVLMENNPEMYLNDKLRPVLAEDTSAAPFLVNGVLMIPYQTAEAIFGEDVEWELSADLQTIAATRGKNTAALRVGSAELLVGDKSTAMLAAPVIIDDVLYIPAQPVASALGVSAGWDEESSVLIISTGAYVFPGKVAHGAMNGQNEAWYGSAESIRLADNLLIYQRNSGGWVENIDMSVQMTETLKRQLLSQKDNTDASLDNGVTIPEIRYLIRMYQATKIERYRDAYLLGINGVLKAQYPNGGFPQRMNQPSSYHGEITYNDNAMTQVLRLWWDIYSNPDQFFSIDEETYAKIEDSLIRGIDCILDTQIYSEKQGMLTAWCAQHDRVTLEPSWARDYEPPSISGSESIGIINFLMGLDKEFLISLDQDNVLGEELTIWERVQRAIHSAVKFFEHVEIRGYALTTGSSPWGSDRVLVESPNARGLWARFIDIDTFEPLFFDRREPTFRPNPREVDTYRPIVRGAMPGKHYPGGGNLRNLYRDADGNLHPIIVGPQGELIRPEGTVMDIKASYANLSHERRNGYQFVGSYAANLSDAYRAWLRKNDLTAE, from the coding sequence ATGAAACGCAAGAGCAGACGGCTGAGACAAGGAATAATTCTGACAGTATTTCTAGTTTGTGTTCTGACCCAGGCAGCGGTGTATGCTTCTGACGTGGTTTGGACCAAAGTTGATGGAACAGATTTTGCTGACGAGGACATCTGGTTTGCCGAAATGTTTGGCGGCAACGGATTTCCGGTTGAAAACCAATCTATTGGTGACGATCCGATGGTGGGAAGAGCCCTTACACTGAGAAAATCCAGCACTGCCGGTCGCGCAGCAGGCAGAGTGCTCCAAGGTGCTGACCGAGCAGGGCTGTATAAGCTGGAATTCGATGTAAACCTGCCTTCCAATTTCGGCAATGCAACAAGAGGTGCCGCGGTAGCTTTCTTCGAAACCGGAGTAAATATTGATACAAACTTGAGGCGTTCCGATAACCGCCATATATTCCGAATTCTATCAGTCGATGCGGCAGATGGAAGAGAAGGCGGACTTTACCTTGATTTTAAGAAAAACATTGCCAATATAGTTGAAAAAGATGATTCGTGGCAGATTACTGCGGCTAATCTTGAAAATACAGTTGCTGTGACTGCTGCTGATCCTAACTTCACTGCCAATCAGTGGATTAATGTTTCTGCTGTGTTGGATTATAGCTCCAACTCCGCAGTTGTAACGTTAACCTTGCTTGAAGGCCCGAACGCAGGGTACTCCCGCACTTTTGCGGCTGATCTCCCCGGAGAAGACAATGGTGTCGGTTTAATGGCAGTATGTGGAATTACCAAGGGTGGCGGCTCATCCTGGACTGCTCAGATTGCTAACATCAGCATATATACCGGTGCTGGTGAATTTGCCGGCTTTGGCAGAATTCGAATTGATGAAGAACCGAGTGATATCACTGCTGTAGCCGGTATGATTGACGAAAATACTAGATTAAGTGTTACTGCGACAGGAATCGGAGTCGATTCAGAACTCAGCTATCAGTGGTATAGGTCCAATAGTGTAAGCGGTGCAGATGCGGAACTCATCAGCGGTGCAGTGGGACCGGTCTACGCTGTACCGGAGAACATCGATCTCGGTACATATTATCTATTCTGCGAGATCTCTGCTGATGGTGTTGACCCGGTGCGGACCAATGTTGTGAAATTAACGGTTCGCAATCCTGCCGGCCGAAAAGAGTGGGGAGCCTATTATGAAACCGAGTGGAGATATCCATTCCAACGTGCAGTCTTAATGGAGAACAATCCGGAAATGTATCTTAATGACAAATTAAGACCAGTACTGGCTGAAGACACCTCCGCCGCACCGTTTCTGGTTAACGGAGTGCTGATGATACCATATCAAACAGCTGAAGCAATCTTTGGCGAAGATGTGGAGTGGGAGCTATCGGCAGATTTACAAACAATTGCAGCTACAAGGGGCAAAAACACAGCTGCTTTGCGTGTTGGCAGCGCTGAACTGCTGGTAGGCGATAAAAGCACTGCGATGCTGGCAGCGCCTGTGATCATTGATGATGTGCTGTATATTCCTGCTCAGCCGGTTGCATCAGCCCTGGGAGTATCAGCCGGATGGGATGAGGAAAGCAGTGTACTGATCATCAGTACCGGTGCTTATGTATTCCCTGGAAAAGTTGCTCACGGCGCGATGAATGGTCAGAATGAAGCGTGGTATGGTTCCGCCGAATCGATCCGCTTAGCTGATAATCTCTTGATATACCAGAGGAACAGCGGCGGCTGGGTTGAGAACATCGATATGAGTGTTCAGATGACAGAAACCTTGAAGCGCCAGCTGCTTTCGCAAAAAGATAACACTGATGCATCCCTGGATAATGGGGTTACCATTCCTGAGATCCGCTATCTGATCAGAATGTATCAAGCAACAAAGATCGAGCGCTATAGAGATGCTTATCTGCTCGGCATAAACGGTGTGCTTAAGGCCCAGTATCCGAACGGTGGATTTCCACAGCGGATGAACCAGCCAAGTTCATATCACGGCGAGATCACTTATAATGATAATGCTATGACCCAAGTGCTGCGCCTGTGGTGGGATATTTACTCCAATCCTGATCAATTCTTCAGTATCGATGAAGAAACATATGCCAAAATTGAAGACTCCTTAATTCGGGGTATTGACTGTATTCTTGATACCCAAATTTACTCTGAAAAGCAGGGAATGCTCACTGCGTGGTGCGCACAGCATGATCGGGTAACTCTGGAACCATCATGGGCCAGAGATTATGAGCCGCCTTCAATCAGCGGTTCGGAGTCAATCGGGATTATTAACTTCTTGATGGGTCTTGATAAAGAGTTTCTGATCAGCTTAGATCAGGACAATGTCTTGGGTGAAGAGCTTACTATTTGGGAGCGGGTACAGAGAGCGATCCATTCTGCGGTTAAGTTTTTCGAGCATGTGGAAATTCGCGGCTACGCGCTAACAACAGGTTCCTCACCTTGGGGAAGCGATCGGGTGCTCGTTGAAAGTCCTAACGCTAGGGGCCTGTGGGCAAGGTTTATTGACATTGATACTTTTGAACCGCTGTTCTTTGACCGCAGAGAACCAACCTTCCGGCCCAATCCGCGCGAGGTGGATACCTATAGACCGATCGTGAGAGGCGCAATGCCGGGTAAACATTATCCTGGTGGAGGAAACTTACGCAACCTCTATAGGGATGCCGATGGCAATCTTCATCCAATTATTGTTGGTCCTCAAGGCGAACTCATTCGTCCGGAAGGAACAGTTATGGATATCAAAGCCAGCTATGCTAACTTAAGTCATGAACGCCGCAATGGATATCAATTTGTGGGCAGCTACGCTGCCAACCTCTCTGATGCATATCGGGCATGGCTGCGGAAAAATGATCTGACAGCTGAATAG
- a CDS encoding NUDIX domain-containing protein, producing the protein METMFYIVIVEAAIHQADRWLIIKRSEKEEHAPGLLSLVGGKVEVDDAANGVLESTLRREVLEEVGVEVGDELHYLESKFFLTDKNEPVVDIVFVCKHKSGEPMPLSGDEVAGVQWMSCDEILRSSTAPIWLKQTITKAETFRLQEGSK; encoded by the coding sequence ATGGAAACTATGTTTTATATCGTAATTGTTGAAGCAGCAATACATCAAGCAGATCGGTGGCTGATTATCAAACGAAGTGAGAAAGAAGAACATGCGCCGGGTTTGCTGTCTTTAGTAGGAGGTAAAGTAGAGGTAGATGATGCAGCCAATGGTGTGCTGGAATCAACTTTGAGACGGGAAGTTCTTGAAGAAGTGGGTGTCGAGGTTGGGGATGAACTGCACTACCTGGAGAGCAAATTCTTCTTAACTGATAAAAATGAACCCGTTGTTGATATAGTATTTGTCTGCAAGCATAAATCTGGTGAACCGATGCCTTTATCAGGTGATGAAGTTGCCGGTGTACAGTGGATGTCCTGTGATGAGATACTCAGAAGCTCAACCGCTCCGATCTGGCTGAAGCAAACCATTACAAAAGCAGAAACATTTAGGCTGCAGGAGGGAAGTAAATGA
- a CDS encoding cyclase family protein, protein MIIDLTHEITDQMPVYPGDSATRLTHARVFTSDSYNNYDLSINMHTGTHIDGPMHLTASQTYLNEIDLSTFIGEGCVIDVSAEPNVIRGKSEYEEIINGKQIVFFHTGHSKTFGQPAYFCEYPVLSLDIAELIVKNKVKMIGLDTPSPDKDPFDVHKYLFEHGVLIIENLTRLDQLLDYKSFEVIALPLNIKADSSIARVVARVKG, encoded by the coding sequence ATGATTATTGATCTTACTCATGAAATTACTGACCAGATGCCGGTTTATCCCGGTGATTCTGCAACCAGGCTTACACATGCGAGAGTTTTTACTTCAGACTCCTACAACAATTATGACCTGTCCATCAATATGCATACCGGCACTCACATTGATGGGCCGATGCATTTAACAGCCAGCCAAACCTATTTAAACGAAATTGATTTAAGCACGTTTATTGGCGAGGGTTGTGTGATCGATGTTTCGGCAGAGCCAAACGTTATTCGCGGAAAGAGTGAATACGAGGAGATTATTAACGGGAAGCAGATCGTGTTTTTTCATACTGGTCACAGTAAGACTTTTGGCCAACCTGCTTATTTCTGCGAATATCCAGTGCTGAGCCTAGATATTGCTGAGCTAATTGTGAAGAACAAAGTAAAAATGATTGGTCTGGACACTCCTTCACCAGACAAAGATCCCTTTGATGTTCATAAATACCTATTTGAACATGGAGTTCTGATCATAGAGAATTTAACCAGGCTCGATCAATTACTGGATTACAAGTCTTTTGAAGTAATTGCCCTGCCATTGAATATTAAAGCAGATTCGTCCATTGCAAGAGTAGTGGCAAGAGTAAAGGGGTGA
- a CDS encoding dinitrogenase iron-molybdenum cofactor biosynthesis protein: MKIAVPVVEKTVESTISLSFGRAPYFLIYDADNKESFFLENSAAESTGGASIKASQIVADSGVEILITPSCGKNAADTLEAAGIIMYRALPVSAGENIEAFFEGKLTELDAVLSGEGGRSSQST; the protein is encoded by the coding sequence ATGAAGATAGCTGTACCGGTAGTGGAAAAAACTGTGGAGTCAACTATAAGCTTATCTTTTGGTCGAGCTCCATATTTCCTAATTTACGATGCGGATAACAAAGAATCTTTCTTTTTGGAAAACAGCGCTGCTGAAAGTACTGGAGGCGCAAGTATTAAAGCATCTCAAATAGTGGCTGATAGTGGTGTAGAGATACTGATTACTCCCAGCTGTGGTAAAAACGCAGCTGATACCCTTGAAGCTGCAGGTATAATAATGTATAGGGCTTTACCTGTTTCAGCTGGAGAGAACATTGAGGCCTTTTTTGAAGGTAAACTTACTGAACTAGATGCAGTTCTAAGCGGCGAAGGTGGGCGCTCTTCGCAGTCAACGTAG
- a CDS encoding DUF5320 domain-containing protein, protein MPRRDGTGPLGAGPITGRGMGYCAGWAGYESGFRPRFGCGFGRGFGLGYSGVFAANSAPTDPGFQKELLEQQKTILQERVKLIEKQLKRL, encoded by the coding sequence GTGCCAAGAAGAGATGGAACTGGCCCGCTTGGTGCCGGCCCCATTACCGGACGAGGCATGGGTTACTGCGCAGGCTGGGCAGGGTACGAATCTGGATTTAGACCGCGTTTTGGCTGCGGTTTCGGGAGGGGATTTGGATTAGGTTACAGCGGAGTCTTTGCTGCCAATTCAGCACCCACAGATCCCGGATTCCAAAAAGAATTGCTGGAACAGCAAAAAACCATCCTGCAAGAACGGGTTAAGCTCATTGAAAAACAGTTAAAAAGGTTATAA
- a CDS encoding GNAT family N-acetyltransferase, which yields MDIKFTYIDDPELKESICRKVLFDLPLWFGIPEANEHYAQGVRAKPFVAVILDGNIIGFASIKETTKFTAELYLIGLMAKYHWLGIGTRLISFICKELKLQGYKLLQVKTLDETRESAEYEKSRRFYTKVGFIPVEAIKEIWGPENPCLIMVKVL from the coding sequence ATGGACATTAAGTTTACTTATATTGACGATCCAGAACTAAAAGAGAGTATATGCAGAAAAGTTTTGTTTGATCTTCCCCTCTGGTTTGGTATTCCGGAAGCAAATGAGCACTATGCGCAGGGAGTAAGGGCAAAACCTTTTGTTGCCGTGATTTTGGATGGGAATATAATTGGTTTCGCCTCAATTAAAGAAACTACTAAGTTCACAGCCGAATTATATCTAATTGGGTTAATGGCCAAGTATCACTGGTTAGGAATAGGAACAAGACTAATCAGTTTTATATGCAAAGAGTTAAAGCTGCAGGGGTATAAGCTGCTGCAGGTTAAGACGCTGGACGAGACTAGGGAATCAGCTGAATATGAAAAAAGCAGGCGTTTCTACACGAAAGTCGGATTTATTCCTGTGGAGGCCATAAAAGAAATATGGGGTCCTGAAAATCCCTGCTTAATCATGGTAAAAGTATTGTAG